A single Alkalibaculum bacchi DNA region contains:
- a CDS encoding DUF5946 family protein: protein MVDNNTVMKFGRCIECGTRETNGFSCYELFGFPIVWEHNDPKLYELHFWLVSCYMIQHPSNYTEEGYKHLVNLFIDAYDNNWDTPYILKKNREIVKSVGKITNPIPNKERKRELRCWSMTIEDIYLGGEQNAISNINKWKIEVRNDLRH from the coding sequence GTGGTTGATAATAATACAGTTATGAAATTTGGTAGGTGTATAGAATGTGGAACCAGAGAAACAAATGGATTTTCATGCTATGAATTATTTGGTTTTCCCATTGTTTGGGAACATAATGATCCTAAACTATATGAACTGCATTTTTGGCTTGTTTCATGTTATATGATACAACATCCTTCAAATTATACAGAAGAAGGATATAAGCATTTAGTTAATCTGTTTATTGATGCTTATGACAATAATTGGGATACACCATATATTCTCAAGAAGAATCGTGAAATAGTAAAATCAGTAGGGAAAATAACAAACCCTATTCCAAACAAGGAAAGAAAGCGTGAGTTAAGATGTTGGTCTATGACAATTGAAGATATATACTTAGGTGGAGAGCAAAATGCAATATCTAATATTAACAAATGGAAAATAGAAGTAAGAAATGATCTAAGGCATTGA
- a CDS encoding DUF4180 domain-containing protein, translated as MQISVIKENNIEIAIVNSEDILITDVQSALDFFATVDYETGCSRMIINKSSICEEFFDLSTKIAGEILQKFINYRKKIAIIGDFSIYTSKSLKDFIYECNKGKDIFFLPNEKQAIEKLSMD; from the coding sequence ATGCAAATAAGCGTTATTAAAGAGAATAATATTGAAATTGCGATTGTAAATAGTGAAGATATACTGATAACAGATGTGCAATCAGCACTGGATTTTTTTGCTACAGTAGATTATGAAACAGGATGTAGTCGTATGATTATAAATAAATCATCAATATGTGAAGAGTTTTTTGATCTAAGCACCAAGATAGCAGGAGAGATATTACAAAAATTTATAAATTATCGAAAGAAAATAGCTATCATAGGAGATTTCTCTATATATACAAGCAAGAGTTTGAAAGATTTTATTTATGAATGTAATAAAGGAAAAGATATATTCTTTTTGCCAAATGAAAAACAAGCTATTGAAAAACTAAGTATGGATTAG